The Oncorhynchus tshawytscha isolate Ot180627B unplaced genomic scaffold, Otsh_v2.0 Un_contig_3872_pilon_pilon, whole genome shotgun sequence genome includes the window TTGGGCATTCATGTGCTCCTGGGAAGTGGGAAGTCTGACGTGGAACTATTGGGCATTCATGTGCTCCTGGGAAGTGGGAAACTAGGAAGTGGGACTATTGGGCATTCATGTGCTCCTGGGAAGTGGGAAGTCTGACATGGTGGAACTATTGGGCATTCATGTGCTCCTGGGAAGTGGGAAACTAGGAAGTGGGAAGTCTGACGTGTTCAAGTGCTTTTGATGTCGAAACAATTCTTCAACCCAATAAGATTTAACATTTAGCTAATaataaagttagctagcttgcttagCATTGACGTTGGTCAAACTTAGCCACATTATAAATATTGATAAGGTTGTCATTGTCAAAAATTGATTTTGGTTGAAAAGGTCAAAGGTCGGTGGTAAAACGTCACAACTCGAGTAACATTTTCTCAGAATTTCCCACCTGTAATTCCGATTTAGAGGGTCAGTCAAGTGAAGTTTACCACTGGGAACTAGGAGATTATGattagtccctggttcgaatcccaaAGCCAACTAGGGAAAAATCActcaaccctaattgctcctgtaagtctctctggataagagcgttgtGCTAAATTAGTCAAATGTAAATAATGAGGTATCTAGTCTGGATTTAACCTCATAAGAAGATAGTTGAATCATATGGAGGTTTCATTTTGGTCTCTCTGTTTAACCAAATACTCTGTCTttggcaggagagagaccagactctTACTCTGACAGCGGGAGTACTTCAGCGGAACCAGACCCAGAGATGCCCAAACCAGTGAAACCACACCACTGCTCCCAATGTGGAAATACATTTTTCTCATCAGGGGACCTGAAAAAGCATAAGAgaacacactctgtagagagaggcCTTTCCaatgctctcagtgtggaaagcAATTTATCCAGTCATCACATTTGAAAGAGCataagagaatacacacaggagagaagcctttccaatgctcccagtgtggaaataGTTTTACCCGGTTAAGGTGCCTGAATAGGCATAAaggaatacacacaggagagaagccttaccactgttgTCATTGTGGACAGAGTTTTAGGTGGTTAGTGACCCTGAAAACACATGAGAGGacacatacaggagagaagcctttccaatgctcccagtgtgggaATGCTTTTACACGGTTAGAGAAGCTGAAAGAACATGAGAGAATTCACACTGGTgaaaagcctttccaatgctTGCAGTGTGAAAAGAGATTTATCCAGTCATGGAATCTCAAAGAGCATGAGaggatacacacaggagagaagcctttccaaTGCTTCCAGTGCGGAAAGAGTTTTACCCGGTTAAGGTACCTGAGTAAGCATAAAGAAATACACACGGGAGCGAAGCCTTACCACTGTTCTCATTGTGGACAGAGTTTTAGGGGGTTAGTAAGCCTTAAAACACATgaaagaatacacacaggagagaaacctttcaACTGCTCTCAATGTGGAATTACTTTTACCTTGTTAGGGAGCCTGAAATCACACCAGAGGACACATGATAAAAGCCAAACCACTGCTCTCATTGTGGAAAGAGAACATGAAATCGCATGATCGAATATAGAGTCTGGGGCCATATTTGCGAACATAAGCAAGTATATGAAGTTAAATGGTTTTCATGCACAAGATGCATATCAGCCAATGAAAAGTGTTGATTCACTTACATGTGACTGACCGCTAATTTGTAGCTGCTCCCATCAGATAACATTAGCCTTATGCTAACCTCCCCAGGTGGCAGTGATTACATCCTGGCACAACGTCTGCCTCAGCCAATCAAATATCTTAGATATTCTATACACCAACCAATTGTATTTCTTTTAAAAAATAGGTAAACCCTGGCCATGTGTTTTTATGGGGGGAAAAAGATAAATTGAGTccttacaaaaaaaaaacgttttagcGTTGTTAAAAAACAAAGAGCCTTATGGATTTATCATCTAGTGTAGCAGTCATGTAGTCTATCGTCAGTGGTGCATCAACCCAACTGTCAATCTTAGGTTCTAATATTCAGAGTTAAAACTCAAAGGAGACTCTGAAAGCTTTAAAACCAAGTTCattcttcccagaggatcaatacagctgcatCGGACAAAGACGttgttcacacaagcactgatatttaacccccTCCGTCATCACTCatccatggctctctccccttatcaatgcttgatatttaacccttcctccCAGGCTGAGTCTCCTCTTGTTCATCTGAACCTACATTGTATCTTTACTGCTAGGCAGGAAACTTAGTGATACGGGCCATAAACTTGTCTTTCTCCCTTAACGTGACCTGACCTCGACCCCTGTCATCACTCatccatggctctctccccttatcaatcCTTGCCACGTGAGATCGCTTTCCCTGCACTCAgcacattccaagcttaattgcaTCCACTATATActttcctcctacagataaccattcacTTCTGGTGTAGTTTAGGAGTCCCAAGTTTAGGAGTTAGTACCCAGAATCCATCAgcataatagaaaatgactcaagtgaaagtcactcagtaaaatactacttgagtaaaactctaaagtgtttggttttaaatgtacttatgtataaataatttcaaattccttatatttaagcaaaccagaagacaccattttcttgttttttaaatttatggatagccaggggcacactccaacactcatatTTACAAATGACGCATTTGTGTTTAGAGagacagatcagaggcagttgggatgaccatggatgttctcttCATTAGTGCGCGAATTTGACAAttctcctgtcctgctaagcattcaaaatgttcaGAGTACTTTAGGGTGTCAGGGAAATGCATTattttctttgggaatgtagtaaaagttgtcaaaaatattaacagtaaaataacatacagatatccccccaaaaaactgcttaagtagtactttaaagtatttttacttaagtagtactttaaagtattttaaactttaaagtatttttacttaagtagtactttaaagtatttttacttaagtactttacaccactggctatCGCTATCATCATCACTTCTAGGTGGCACACACTGCTAAAGCTTTTTAACCGTGGGGTTCGAGTCCACCTCGCATCAAGCTTTTTAACCACCGTTTAGTCTGCATGCTTTTTATTTCGAGTTCACCTCGCATCAAGCTTTTTATCTGTGGGTTCGAGTCCACCTCACATCAAGCTTTTTAACTGTGGGCTCGAGTCCACCTCGCATCAAGCTTTTTAACCGTGGGCTCGAGTCCACCTCGCATCAAGCTTTTTAACCGTGGGTTTGAGTCCACCTCCCATCAAGCTTTTTAACCGTGGGCTCGAGTCCACCTCGCATCAAGCTTTTTAACCGTGGGGTTCGAGTCCACCTCGCATCAAGCTTTATAACCACCGTAAGTTCGAGTCCACCTCACATCAAGCTTTTTAACTGTGGGCTCGAGTCCACCTCGCATCAAGCTTTTTAACCGTGGGCTCGAGTCCACCTCGCATCAAGCTTTTTAACCGTGGGTTTGAGTCCACCTCCCATCAACCGTGGGCTCCCATCAAGCTTTTTAACCGTGGGCTCGAGTCCACCTCGCATCAAGCTTTTTAACCGTGGGGTTCGAGTCCACCTCGCATCAAGCTTTATAACCACCGTAAGTTCGAGTCCACCTCACATCAAGCTTTATAACCACCGTGGGTTTGAGTCCACCACGCATCAAGCTTTTTAACCGTGGGTTCGAGTCCACCTCGCATCAAACTTTTTAGCCGTGGGTTATTGAGGAAAAAACTGTTCAATGTCGGTCCTTGATGCTCGACCCAAAACGCGTGTGACGAAGTGGATTATTCTAATAATGCATAAACTATCAAATATTGTAGGTGTAGCCTACATAAGAATAtactgtggcagaccaggggggtTGGGTCAAAACagttacacagatcagacacagacagagtaggATTAGCTCAGTTTCAAAGGTGTTTATTAAAATAATAGTTCAAAAGAATAGTTTtcccccatgagaccctctccgAGATACCATCTTCTGGGCTCCggggtcttgctgtatcctgttgGGATCAAAAACTGAACTCACTCCTGCAACCGTCCCAAACTATACAGGAGTCCTttcttcccccactctctccctgtgtgctgcccttctggcagcatTATAGACTTGTACatctggtgagcaatcagcccttgattactcaccaactcCCAATCAGCCCAAATTAGTCCTTGCCggagagcccgtcgagacctggcacgtccagcagagcCAGCGCCTCGTGATGTTTActccgtctgtcaccaggccCTCGACGAGTCTctcccctggtggctgacctgcagTACGCCACAATACAAATGACAACCAAAtgttattataaaatgtatagaGAACGTCAGCCTACATTTAGGTGTACTCGTCCGTGTAATATAGCCTATGCAATATAATTATTATGCAATAGCAGTGTGTTGCTGAAGAAAGAGGTAGCTCCTTATTAAATTCATTCTTcaattttggggcggcagggtagcctagtggtaagagcgttggacgaataactggaaggttgcaagttcaaacccccgagctgacaagatacaaatctgtcg containing:
- the LOC121845779 gene encoding zinc finger protein 595-like codes for the protein MCIHVLLGKLGSGNSRELLGIHVLLGSGKLGSGKSDVELLGIHVLLGSGKLGSGKSDVELLGIHVLLGSGKLGSGKSDVELWGIHVLLGSGKLGSGKSDVELLGIHVLLGSGKLGSGKSDVELLGIHVLLGSGKLGSGKSDVELLGIHVLLGSGKLGSGTIGHSCAPGKERPFQCSQCGKQFIQSSHLKEHKRIHTGEKPFQCSQCGNSFTRLRCLNRHKGIHTGEKPYHCCHCGQSFRWLVTLKTHERTHTGEKPFQCSQCGNAFTRLEKLKEHERIHTGEKPFQCLQCEKRFIQSWNLKEHERIHTGEKPFQCFQCGKSFTRLRYLSKHKEIHTGAKPYHCSHCGQSFRGLVSLKTHERIHTGEKPFNCSQCGITFTLLGSLKSHQRTHDKSQTTALIVEREHEIA